The nucleotide window CGCCGAAAAGTATAATCATTTTTATCGTGAATATTTGACAACCGCTTTTTTGCAGTCTGCCAAAGTGATGGCAGGCTGTTTTCTTATATTAAGGCTGTTTTCGCAAAGTTTGTTGCTTATCGTATCAGTCTATCATCTATGATTTAGCTTAGTTTCGGGCATCATTTCGTCTATTTTTGATGGAATTCAACAGTGAAATGAAAGATTTAATCAAAAGTATGATGAAATAGCCAAATATATACGAAAAGAGCCTCTATTAATTACCAAAATCAGGTCATGTGTACAAGCATATTAGTTTTTATTTAATAGACTATTGTATCTTAATAAAAAGGAGGTGTAGCTATGAACGCATCCCTTGAAGTGTTATGTGTTGGGAAATTGATTTGTGGAGACGCTCAAGTATTTTTCGTTAGGGTTAAAAGAGAAGAAGCAGTTGCAGATTTAGTAATTGGTCCAGAAACATTTGACATTCTAAACGTATTGCTTGGAGTGCCACTTTGCGATGACTAATTTTCAAAAATAAGTTACAGATTTCTCCGTACTGGATGTCTCACTTTATGTTTTAAGCAGGTGTTGGTTTGGAATAAAGTTTGATCAAAACAACTGATAAACCTTAATAATATCGCTAATAAAAAGAAGCCAATTTGAAAAAAGATTCATCAAAATGGCTTCTTTTATTGTGAATTAGTGTACAATTTTTATAAAAAAGTTGGATCAAAAGCTTTCATATATCTTCATAGAGCGAAGTTTGCTTAAATGTTCACCATCTAAAAAGGTTAAACTTTTTTCAAAACATCGCAACTTTTTTATAAACGGTACGACTTTCTTCAAAACAATTAAACTTTGTTTTAATCTAACAATGACCTCGAAACGGTTATCCTTAGTTTCTTTTATTTAAAAGAAACTATCAATCAAGAGGTGAATAAAGCATACCTTCATCTCAAAATTGATAGCGATGATAAGGAAAATTTGGATTTTATGAAAAGTGAGATTTTTCCTTTAACTAAAGTATTAGATCAAAAAATTATAAAAATAATCTATGATTTTCCGTATCTAAAGTCGATAAACCGTAACTATAGCCCTTTTTTAGAGTATCTGAAATCGAGTAATCGAGATAGATTTGATAATTTGGTGCAGAATATAAAGAATCTTAATTTCTCATATTTAAGTCTTGTTGATAATATTTTGTTGCTATTGGCACAAAGAAAAAACAGACAGTAAGTTTTTTTGGCTGATTTCTCACTTTTTAACTAGAAATAGAGAAGTGTTCATGAGGAAAAGAGCACGAAGTCATTTAAATCAGGAGATAGATTCCTATTTGAAAAGCCAAAATCTTAGCGAAACAGCCTTTCTGTGAACGATTATCTTCGCCAGGCGAGTTAATCGTTCACATCTTTTTAGTTGCGATAGTATGAAACACGCCAATAAGCTAAAATCAACGCATTTTACGAATTTTTTATGATTTTTTACGAATATTGCTCTCTAAGTCTACCATTTATAGTAAACTAAATTTAGATTTTGATCTAGCTGAAACTTTTTTGTCACAGGGACGTAAAGAGAGTATAAATCATAGGGAGTGAATGAAGATGGGGAAATTTTCAAAATCAATACTTGTCGCAGCACTAACTTTGTCATTAGGTGCGTGCTCTGCCACGGCAACACCGACTGAAAAGGTGGAAAACGAGAGTAAATTAACACTTGTCGAAGTGTTTAATAAAACAAAGGAAGCGGAAACATCACTTGAAAGCTTGCATATGGATATGACAGCTAATCAAGCGATGACGAACTCAATGACCAATGAGGTTGTGACTATGGAAACCTCTTCAAAAGCGGATATGGTCATGGAGCCACTTTCAGGCAAAATTACGTCGATTATGAACTTATCAGGTGCAGAGGATATACCAGCAGAGTTCTCAGGATTTGAAACTGAAATGTATATTACTGAAAACGGCATATACATGAAAGAAAGCGTTCAAAACCAGTGGAGTAAGTTTCCAGCAGAGTTTATGGATCAATTCGAATCGATGATGATGAAGGATTCCTTGCCAAAAAATCAAATGGAACAATTAGAACCGTACTTAGATTCCTTTACATTCGAACAAGATGAATCGTCTTATATTCTTACATTGGATCTAGAAGGGGAAAAGGCGAATGAAATGCTTGAGCAGGGACTAAACGTTTTACCAGATGAATTGCAAGGACAAGCAGCAGACATGCAAGAGAATATATCAATAGAAGCCATCAAGATGGTCGTGTTAATAAATAAAGAAACATTCTTCACTACACAGATGGATACAGAGACAAAAATGATTATGTCGATTGATGGGGAAGAGATGATGATGGATTCTTCAGTGAAAATGACCGTCAAAGATCATAACAACATTTCAGAAATTATCGTCCCAGCAGAGGTAGTAGAACAAGCTGTTGAAATGGAATTTTAGAATATGAGAAGGCCTACAGGATAAAATGTAGGTTTTTTTATATGGTCTTGAATTTTTGGGAAATATCTGAGACCTTAATAAATTTACTGACGCTATGATGAATTACTGGATGATTTTCTAGCTTATTGGCTAAGGAAGCGGAGTCATTTTTTTAACATTTTAGTGATATGCTAAGGGTAACAATGAAATTTAGTTTGATTGGAATGAATGACTTTTCATTTCAATAACGAATTTGTTAGTTAATAAGGAAGGCTCTTATCGTATACTTTGTTGCTATTGGAACAAAGAAAGAACAGGCAGTAAGTTTTTTTTGACTGATTTCTTACTTTTTATCTAGTAATGGGGAAGTTTTCATGAGGAAAAGAGCACGAAGTCATACAAATCAGGGGATATATTCCTATTCGAAAAGCCACAATCTTTGCGAAAAAAGCCATATGGAAAAACCGAGCTCACTTAAGATAGAGAATTGGCGTTAACGAAGGGAGAATGACATGAGGAATAAATGGGAAGGAGCGACTTCTTCACTTTCTCAAATAGCGGTTTCTTCAAATCTCAATAATGAACCGGTCACCATAACTGGTGTTCTAGACGATCTAAAATGTATAGGTGTAGGGACGGATGCAGCCGTGTTTCAATCTCTTTATGCTCCAGAGTATGCATTTAAATTATTTGCAAAAGATAAAGTTATGAAAATTAAAGCGGAAGAAAAGGTCTATCAGTTGTTAGGTCATTCCCCGTATTTCTCAACCTGCTTCGCTTCCAGCCATAATTATCTCGTATTAAGCTACGAGGAAGGGATAACGCTTTTTGATTGCTTACTCCGGGGCATTAATATACCAGAACAAGTGATTCGTGACGTTGAGGAGGCCAGAGAGTATGTTCAAGAAAAGGGGCTTAATCCTCGTGATATTCACTTGAAAAATATTCTTTTACAAGATGGTCGAGCCAAAATTGTTGATGTTTCAGAATATGTGAATCCTGGAAATGATTTTCGCTGGGAGCATTTAAAGAAAGCGTACGAAGACCACTATTCCGTTATTGAAGGGAAGTCGATACCGTTTTGGTTAGTGGAAGCGATCCGTAGGCGTTATAACCTGTGGAATCAACATTTTTCTTCCTTTGATGACTTTATGAAAGTGGTATTGAAGATGACCATGTTTAAAAAATAGTTGGGTTATGAATGTCCGTTTTGGTGTGCGTTTCTTAATAATTGGCTCTTTTCGTATACATTGTGGCTATATCATTTGATTTTTGACTAAATCCTCCATTTCATTGTTGATTTAAATCAAAAATTGGCGGATTCAGCTGCAGTGGCTTGCGGCTCGGGGTCAAATGAATAACCCTCCAGCGATGCAGGCATCACCTCCGAGTTCTTCATTTGCCTGACGCCGCAGGACAGCCACTTCCGCATTTCGTGATCCAGCTGCAGTGGCTAGGGACTCGGGCATTTGTCAGTCCACTACGTGAATCAGGCTTCACTGCGTGTTCTACCAGATGCCTGCCGTCCCTGGGCAGCCACTTCCGCTTTTCTCGATCCAGCTGCAGTGGCTTGCGGCTCGGGGTCAAATGAATAACCCTCCAGCGATGCAGGCATCACCTCCGAGTTCTTCATTTGCCTGACGCCGCAGGGCAGCCACTTCCGCATTTCGTGATCCAGCTGCAGTGGCTAGGGACTCGGGCATTTGTCAGTCCACTACGTGAAGCAGGCTTCACTGCGTGTACGGCCAGATGCCTGCCGTCCCTGGGCAGCCACTTCCGCATTTCGTAAATGATGCCCGAAACAAAGCTATATCACAGATGATTAACTGATACGAAAAGCCACAATCTTTGCGAAAACATCCTAATAATTTGAGTACATCCTAATTTAAATGTTTTATTTTTATTTAACGGTATCGTGAAGCAAGGCCCTATTTCTCATTCGATTCAATGAGAGTTAGGGTCTTTTAATTGTTACTTAGACACGGGTGGAATAATGAACAAGTATAGAGAGCAACTATTAAACTAAACTTAAAAAATATGGATAATATTACTTGTTTAATATGTCACGTTGTGATATAGTCATGGTGTGATGTATTACGTTGTAACATAGAGTGAAAGGAAGATTGAATTACTTAAGGCTCATCTCGTATAGTTGGAGGGTATTTTATCTGATTTTTGACTAAATTATCCATTTCAAGATGATTTCCATCAAAAAAACGAAATAATGCCCGAAGCAAAGCGATATCATAAATGAAGAACTGATAGGAAAAGCCACAAACTTTGCGAAAATAGCCTTACTAAAAGAGGTGTGATGATGGAAAGTGAAAAGATTGAAAAAAAGTATATCCCAATGACTGAAACGGCCTTTTACATATTACTATCATTATCGAAGCCACGTCATGGCTACGGGATTGTGAAGCATGTAGAAGAAATATCGGACGCTCGACTTCGATTAGGATCAGGCACGGTCTATGGAACGCTCACAAAAATGCAGAAAGACGGTGTCATTACGGTCTTTGCAGACGAAGAGCGAAAAACAGTCTACGAAGTGACAGAATTAGGAAAAAGAATAATATTAGCAGAGATTAAGAGAATAAACGAGCTACATCAAAATGCGATTACATACCAGGAGGACTTCAGATGAAAAAAGTAGTGAAACCTTTATGGAGCTATGATGTTCAAAAAACAGAAGCCTGGCTTTCGGAAATGGCAGCTAGGGGATTTCATTTTGTTATGTTGAACCGATGGACGAGGAGCTTTTATTTTCGCCCAAGCGAGCGTAAATCGATTACCTATCGAATCAGTTACGAAAAAGTGAAGGGAGTTTCTTTATCTTCGTCACTTCAAGAAGAGGGCTGGATAAAGTTAGTTCAGAGCGGAAATTGGCTTTTCCTTGCGAATGAACAACCCACTGAAAAAATCAAAACTTCATCGGTTCGTGAAGGTGTAATTAAGAGGAATCGAATGAATATGTACATCTTTAGCGGCGTTTCTATCTATTTAGGAGGAATATTGGTAACCAATTTATTGATTTGGGGT belongs to Bacillus sp. 2205SS5-2 and includes:
- a CDS encoding DUF6612 family protein, translated to MGKFSKSILVAALTLSLGACSATATPTEKVENESKLTLVEVFNKTKEAETSLESLHMDMTANQAMTNSMTNEVVTMETSSKADMVMEPLSGKITSIMNLSGAEDIPAEFSGFETEMYITENGIYMKESVQNQWSKFPAEFMDQFESMMMKDSLPKNQMEQLEPYLDSFTFEQDESSYILTLDLEGEKANEMLEQGLNVLPDELQGQAADMQENISIEAIKMVVLINKETFFTTQMDTETKMIMSIDGEEMMMDSSVKMTVKDHNNISEIIVPAEVVEQAVEMEF
- a CDS encoding serine/threonine protein kinase, whose amino-acid sequence is MRNKWEGATSSLSQIAVSSNLNNEPVTITGVLDDLKCIGVGTDAAVFQSLYAPEYAFKLFAKDKVMKIKAEEKVYQLLGHSPYFSTCFASSHNYLVLSYEEGITLFDCLLRGINIPEQVIRDVEEAREYVQEKGLNPRDIHLKNILLQDGRAKIVDVSEYVNPGNDFRWEHLKKAYEDHYSVIEGKSIPFWLVEAIRRRYNLWNQHFSSFDDFMKVVLKMTMFKK
- a CDS encoding PadR family transcriptional regulator, with protein sequence MESEKIEKKYIPMTETAFYILLSLSKPRHGYGIVKHVEEISDARLRLGSGTVYGTLTKMQKDGVITVFADEERKTVYEVTELGKRIILAEIKRINELHQNAITYQEDFR